In Firmicutes bacterium ASF500, a single genomic region encodes these proteins:
- the perR gene encoding Transcriptional regulator PerR has product MGRAVRYSKKREAVLSAIRGTDCHPSAEWVYQRLKPLHPDLSLGTVYRNLTFFQENGLIQSVGVIQGQERFDAVVSPHSHFVCNCCGTVLDLPGIEPGTDLNRTVSRQYGLAVQGHKLTFYGLCSSCVNPQQNFKEEPL; this is encoded by the coding sequence ATGGGGCGCGCCGTACGCTACAGCAAAAAGCGGGAAGCGGTCCTGTCCGCCATCCGGGGGACTGACTGCCACCCCTCCGCCGAGTGGGTCTACCAGCGGCTCAAGCCCCTTCACCCCGACCTGAGCCTGGGAACGGTGTATCGGAACCTGACCTTTTTTCAGGAAAACGGCCTGATCCAGAGCGTCGGCGTGATTCAGGGACAGGAGCGCTTTGACGCAGTCGTCTCTCCTCATAGTCATTTTGTTTGCAACTGCTGCGGAACCGTTTTGGACCTGCCCGGCATCGAGCCGGGAACCGATCTGAACCGGACCGTCAGCCGGCAATACGGGCTTGCGGTCCAAGGCCATAAGCTCACATTCTACGGATTATGTTCCAGCTGTGTAAATCCCCAACAAAATTTTAAGGAGGAACCATTATGA
- the prsA_2 gene encoding Foldase protein PrsA, which yields MSASSEKKAERGDKRRQEEQNDRRSVVVYTVIGVLVLAAALVLMVWKSGLLQRNLTALDVNGTKYTAADFQYYYSSIYNSYASSYYFDPSVSVKRQTTGLESGQSWYDFLVDQAVETLTTNTALAAKANAEGFTLTEESQAQLDSFLAQLNTGWIGQYPNQASFIKANFGPYMTYDRLTELAQQEYLASDYAAAYVKAIDHPDADYEAYYQEHAGELDTIVYTQFNFRASVPATDAEGNPVELTDEEKAAQLETLKTEQKALAEEVKAKLEGGATPEEIAEEYEDQLYSSALSRRSTGANAAASSYGEWLLDSARKAGDITLAENDTGSSVNYYVAVFEKRLRDEENSRSVRHILFRAGSGNETPTQEQYDEAEQKAQDILDQWKAGEATEDSFAALASTSSEDTGSKSNGGLIDQIVSTSNYMEPFLDWSLDPARQEGDTGLVKTDYGWHVMYYSSTDDPIWRLTVTDGLAREDYDKLIADSTEGWSVNRGSGLGLIEA from the coding sequence GTGAGCGCATCTTCTGAGAAAAAAGCAGAGCGCGGCGACAAGCGCCGCCAGGAGGAGCAAAACGACCGCCGCTCCGTCGTAGTCTACACCGTGATCGGCGTGCTGGTACTGGCCGCCGCCCTGGTCCTGATGGTCTGGAAAAGCGGCCTGCTCCAGCGTAACCTCACCGCGCTGGATGTCAACGGTACCAAATACACCGCCGCCGATTTCCAGTACTACTACTCCAGCATCTACAACTCCTACGCCAGCAGCTATTACTTCGACCCCTCCGTCTCCGTCAAGCGGCAGACCACCGGCCTGGAGAGCGGCCAGAGCTGGTACGACTTCCTGGTGGACCAGGCCGTCGAGACCCTGACCACCAACACCGCCCTGGCCGCCAAGGCCAACGCCGAGGGCTTCACCCTCACCGAGGAGAGCCAGGCCCAGCTGGACAGCTTCCTGGCCCAGCTGAACACCGGCTGGATCGGCCAGTACCCCAACCAGGCCTCCTTCATCAAGGCCAATTTCGGCCCCTATATGACCTATGACCGGCTGACCGAGCTGGCCCAGCAGGAGTATCTGGCCTCCGATTACGCCGCCGCCTACGTGAAGGCCATTGACCACCCCGACGCCGACTACGAGGCCTACTATCAGGAGCACGCCGGCGAGCTGGACACCATCGTCTACACTCAGTTCAACTTCCGGGCCAGCGTGCCCGCCACCGACGCCGAGGGCAACCCTGTGGAGCTCACCGACGAGGAGAAGGCCGCCCAGCTGGAGACCCTGAAGACCGAGCAGAAGGCTCTGGCCGAGGAGGTCAAGGCCAAGCTGGAGGGCGGCGCCACTCCCGAGGAGATCGCCGAGGAGTATGAGGACCAGCTCTACAGCTCGGCCCTTTCCCGCCGCTCCACCGGCGCCAACGCCGCCGCCTCCTCCTACGGCGAGTGGCTTCTGGACAGCGCCCGCAAGGCCGGGGACATCACTCTGGCTGAAAACGACACTGGCAGCTCCGTGAACTACTACGTGGCCGTCTTTGAGAAGCGGCTCCGGGACGAGGAGAACTCCCGCTCTGTCCGGCACATCCTTTTCCGGGCCGGCAGCGGCAATGAGACCCCCACCCAGGAGCAGTACGATGAGGCTGAACAGAAGGCTCAGGACATCCTGGACCAGTGGAAGGCCGGCGAGGCCACCGAGGACTCCTTCGCCGCCCTGGCCTCCACCAGCAGTGAGGACACCGGCTCCAAGTCCAACGGCGGCCTGATCGATCAGATCGTCTCCACCTCCAACTATATGGAGCCCTTCCTTGACTGGTCCCTGGACCCCGCCCGTCAGGAGGGTGACACCGGCTTAGTCAAGACCGACTACGGCTGGCACGTCATGTACTACTCCTCCACCGACGACCCCATCTGGCGGCTCACCGTCACCGACGGCCTGGCCCGGGAGGACTATGACAAGCTCATCGCCGACAGCACTGAAGGCTGGAGCGTCAACCGTGGCTCCGGTCTGGGCCTGATCGAGGCCTAA
- the mtgA gene encoding Biosynthetic peptidoglycan transglycosylase gives MSEYNEYNSLYENSDYPSRRQAPSRSSQSGGSRQTGGSGQSSGSKRRRRRKKGGPGRAIGMFFKVLGTLFLVGLCTGALVACFAAVYINQVIVPIADLSMDDFPLGENSIMYYLDKNTGEYKEMTTLLSVTKSTWVKYEEMPEYLKQAAVAIEDKRFWTHPGVDWRRTAKAVLAMFTGQDIQGGSTITQQLIKNRTQYSETTVKRKITEIVRALRFTQNNSKEYTLEYYLNIIPLGSGCEGVGAAALEYFGKPVSELTLAECASLISITNNPSKYGPYSFAKSQGVNTDEIWDARRWNKYRQGVVLGQMLEQEMISRAEYDEAMAQELVFVRAEGQSADADIYTWYEETVISDVKEELGKRFGWSGSVAEQALSRGGLRIYTCYDPDAQAIVDEIYTNRENLNYTSRDGQQMQSAIAVIDNQTHNLVAIAGQFGEKTINRGSNYANSGSRQPGSAFKPLAVYSPAIELGYISPVSVLDDYPYQILGGKPWPKNSGTSHYRGHITVAEALKRSLNTIAVRIMGDYVTPTESFNFVQDRYHIDLEEGRMVNGEWMDDYTLSMALGGLTNGTNVRDMAEAYATFPNEGRYNTSRTFTKVTQVVNGEEKLLFEMVPEEDPVIRPTTAWYMNNMLQGVFTSGGTAGGKGIRGQHAAGKTGTTSDDKDRWFAGYTPYYTAVVWCGYNRPYKINTDFNPALRLWNQIMTKLHEGLPDKDYPDPGGRRTVVYCQDSGLLATEYCAMDPRGSRAASGSVFPESYPEQNYCPYHTAEGVINICQDSSAEGVYHLAGEFCPEDRRANICPPKYERVPMGSAVADDASWSYAAIVTAGACTVHTTPTTVFPPVDPNNPGGNVPIVPVDPDDPSIPDEPITDPSKPGGNGSSDPDQSGGPVDPAPDPDPVNPVDPPLSPEDGMVG, from the coding sequence GTGTCTGAATACAACGAATACAACTCTCTTTATGAAAACAGCGACTACCCCTCCCGCAGGCAGGCGCCCAGCCGGTCCTCCCAGTCCGGCGGCTCCCGGCAGACGGGCGGGTCGGGACAGTCCTCCGGCTCCAAGCGCCGGCGCCGCCGGAAAAAGGGCGGGCCGGGCCGGGCGATCGGTATGTTCTTCAAGGTGCTGGGCACCCTGTTTCTGGTGGGACTGTGTACCGGAGCGCTGGTGGCCTGCTTCGCGGCGGTTTACATCAACCAGGTTATCGTCCCCATCGCCGACCTGAGCATGGACGACTTCCCTCTGGGGGAGAACAGCATCATGTATTACCTGGACAAAAATACCGGGGAGTATAAGGAGATGACTACCCTGCTCAGCGTGACCAAGTCCACCTGGGTGAAATACGAAGAGATGCCCGAATACCTCAAGCAGGCCGCCGTGGCCATTGAGGACAAGCGCTTTTGGACTCACCCCGGTGTGGACTGGCGGCGGACCGCCAAGGCGGTGCTGGCTATGTTCACCGGCCAGGACATTCAGGGTGGCTCCACCATCACCCAGCAGCTCATCAAAAACCGTACCCAATACAGCGAGACCACCGTGAAGCGGAAGATCACCGAGATTGTTCGGGCCCTCCGCTTCACGCAGAACAACTCCAAGGAGTACACCCTGGAGTACTATCTGAACATCATTCCCCTGGGCAGCGGCTGCGAGGGGGTGGGCGCTGCGGCGCTGGAGTACTTCGGCAAGCCGGTTTCAGAGCTCACCCTGGCTGAGTGCGCCAGCTTGATTTCCATCACCAACAACCCTTCCAAATACGGGCCCTACTCCTTCGCCAAGTCCCAAGGCGTCAACACCGACGAGATCTGGGACGCCCGGCGGTGGAACAAGTACCGCCAGGGGGTGGTGCTGGGTCAGATGCTGGAGCAGGAGATGATCAGCCGGGCGGAGTACGACGAGGCGATGGCCCAGGAGCTGGTCTTTGTCCGGGCCGAGGGCCAGAGCGCCGACGCCGATATCTACACCTGGTATGAGGAGACGGTGATCTCCGACGTGAAGGAGGAGCTGGGCAAGCGGTTTGGCTGGTCGGGCTCCGTGGCCGAGCAGGCCCTGAGCCGGGGCGGCCTGCGTATCTACACCTGCTATGACCCGGACGCCCAGGCCATCGTGGACGAGATTTACACGAACCGGGAGAACCTGAACTACACCTCCCGAGACGGCCAGCAGATGCAGTCGGCCATTGCCGTCATCGACAACCAGACCCACAACCTGGTGGCCATCGCCGGCCAGTTCGGGGAGAAGACCATCAACCGGGGCAGCAACTACGCCAACAGCGGCAGCCGTCAGCCCGGCTCCGCATTCAAGCCCCTGGCGGTCTACTCCCCCGCCATTGAGCTGGGGTATATCTCCCCTGTCAGCGTGCTGGACGACTACCCCTATCAAATCCTGGGCGGCAAGCCCTGGCCCAAGAACAGCGGCACCAGCCACTATCGGGGCCACATCACGGTGGCCGAGGCCCTGAAGCGGTCGCTGAACACCATCGCCGTCCGCATCATGGGCGACTATGTCACCCCCACGGAGAGCTTCAATTTCGTCCAGGACCGGTATCACATCGACCTGGAGGAGGGCCGGATGGTCAACGGCGAGTGGATGGACGACTACACCCTCTCCATGGCCCTGGGCGGCCTGACCAACGGCACCAATGTCCGGGACATGGCCGAGGCCTACGCCACCTTCCCCAACGAGGGCCGGTACAACACCTCCCGCACCTTCACCAAGGTGACCCAGGTGGTCAACGGGGAGGAAAAGCTCCTCTTTGAGATGGTCCCCGAGGAGGATCCGGTCATCCGTCCCACCACCGCGTGGTATATGAACAATATGCTTCAGGGTGTGTTCACCAGCGGCGGCACCGCCGGAGGCAAGGGTATCCGGGGCCAGCACGCCGCCGGTAAAACGGGTACCACCAGCGACGACAAGGACCGCTGGTTCGCCGGCTACACCCCCTATTACACCGCTGTGGTCTGGTGCGGCTATAACCGGCCCTACAAGATCAACACCGATTTCAACCCCGCCCTGCGGCTGTGGAATCAGATCATGACCAAGCTCCACGAGGGCCTGCCCGACAAGGACTACCCCGACCCGGGCGGACGGCGCACCGTGGTCTACTGCCAGGACTCGGGCCTGCTGGCGACGGAGTACTGCGCCATGGACCCCCGGGGAAGCCGGGCGGCCTCGGGAAGCGTCTTCCCGGAGAGCTATCCGGAGCAGAATTACTGTCCCTACCACACGGCGGAGGGCGTGATCAACATCTGCCAGGACAGCTCGGCGGAGGGCGTGTACCATCTGGCCGGGGAGTTCTGTCCGGAGGACCGCCGGGCCAACATCTGCCCGCCCAAGTATGAGCGGGTGCCCATGGGGAGCGCCGTGGCCGACGACGCCTCCTGGAGCTATGCCGCCATCGTGACGGCCGGGGCCTGCACCGTCCACACCACCCCCACTACGGTGTTCCCGCCCGTCGATCCCAACAACCCCGGCGGCAATGTGCCCATCGTGCCCGTCGACCCGGACGACCCCAGCATTCCGGACGAGCCGATCACGGACCCCAGCAAGCCCGGCGGCAATGGGTCCAGCGACCCGGATCAGTCTGGCGGGCCCGTTGACCCGGCCCCGGACCCCGACCCCGTGAACCCCGTCGATCCGCCCCTTTCGCCGGAGGACGGTATGGTGGGCTGA
- the lysC gene encoding Aspartokinase gives MALIVQKFGGSSVADADKVRNVARIVTETYRKGHSVVVVLSAQGDTTDDLIAKAGEINPNASKREMDMLLATGEQISISLCAMAIERMGYQAISLTGWQAGMLTDSAYSAARIKRIRTERIRKELDKKKIVLVAGFQGINKYDDITTLGRGGSDTSAVALAAALHADLCQIYTDVDGVYTTDPRHVTGTRKLEEITYDEMLELASLGAQVLHNRSVEMAKRYSVNLEVLSSFSGQPGTKVKEVVKTMEKTHVSGVAKDKDVARVALIGLADQPGIAFKIFSLLAKKGINVDIILQSIGRDDSKDISFTVAQGDAQAAREVMEEHRDSIGCKAIEVSEDVAKVSIVGAGMVNNAGVACKMFEALFSAGININMISTSEIKVSVLVDERDADRAVQAIHDRFFSEFGNA, from the coding sequence ATGGCACTCATTGTACAAAAATTCGGCGGCAGCTCTGTGGCCGACGCGGACAAGGTCCGCAACGTGGCCCGAATTGTCACCGAGACCTATCGGAAGGGCCACAGCGTGGTGGTAGTTCTGTCCGCCCAGGGGGACACCACCGACGACCTGATTGCCAAGGCGGGGGAGATCAACCCCAACGCCTCCAAGCGGGAGATGGATATGCTGCTGGCTACCGGCGAGCAGATTTCCATCTCCCTGTGCGCCATGGCCATCGAGCGCATGGGCTATCAGGCCATCTCGCTCACCGGCTGGCAGGCGGGAATGCTCACCGACTCGGCCTACTCCGCCGCCCGGATCAAGCGCATCCGCACCGAGCGCATCCGGAAGGAGCTGGACAAGAAGAAGATCGTGCTGGTGGCCGGCTTCCAGGGCATCAACAAGTATGACGATATCACCACGCTGGGCCGGGGGGGGTCCGACACCTCCGCCGTGGCCCTGGCCGCCGCCCTCCACGCCGACCTGTGCCAGATCTATACCGATGTGGACGGGGTCTACACCACCGACCCCCGCCATGTGACGGGGACCCGGAAGCTGGAGGAGATCACCTACGACGAGATGCTGGAGCTTGCCAGCCTGGGGGCCCAGGTGCTCCACAACCGCTCGGTGGAGATGGCAAAGCGCTACAGCGTCAACCTGGAGGTGCTCTCCAGCTTCAGCGGACAGCCTGGTACAAAAGTGAAGGAGGTCGTCAAGACTATGGAAAAAACGCACGTCAGCGGCGTGGCCAAGGACAAGGACGTGGCCCGTGTCGCTCTGATCGGGCTGGCGGACCAGCCCGGTATCGCCTTTAAGATTTTCTCCCTGCTGGCTAAGAAGGGAATCAACGTGGATATCATTCTCCAGTCCATCGGACGGGACGACAGCAAAGACATCAGCTTCACCGTGGCCCAGGGCGACGCACAGGCGGCTCGGGAGGTGATGGAGGAGCACCGTGACTCCATCGGCTGCAAGGCCATCGAGGTCAGCGAGGACGTGGCAAAGGTGTCCATCGTGGGGGCCGGCATGGTCAACAACGCCGGCGTGGCCTGCAAGATGTTCGAGGCCCTGTTCTCCGCCGGCATCAACATCAACATGATCTCCACCAGCGAGATCAAGGTGTCCGTCCTGGTGGACGAGCGGGACGCTGACCGGGCCGTTCAGGCCATCCACGACCGCTTCTTCAGCGAGTTCGGAAACGCGTAA
- the rd_1 gene encoding Rubredoxin, with protein MDKYVCPCGYEYDPAVGDPDNGVAPGTPWDQVPDSWVCPTCGLGKDVFEKA; from the coding sequence ATGGATAAGTACGTCTGCCCCTGCGGCTATGAGTACGACCCCGCCGTGGGCGATCCTGACAACGGCGTCGCCCCCGGCACCCCTTGGGACCAGGTCCCCGACAGCTGGGTGTGCCCCACCTGCGGCCTGGGCAAGGATGTCTTTGAGAAGGCGTAA
- the rbr3A_1 gene encoding Reverse rubrerythrin-1, with product MKKFVCSVCGYVYEGDSAPAKCPQCGVGPEKFVEQKGEMSWAAEHIVGVAQGVDPQIIEGLRANFQGECTEVGMYLAMARVAHREGYPEIGLYWEKAAWEEAEHAAKFAELLGEVLTDSTKKNLEMRVEAENGATAGKVALAKMAKEQNLDAIHDTVHEMARDEARHGKAFKGLLERYFG from the coding sequence ATGAAGAAGTTTGTCTGTTCTGTTTGCGGTTACGTCTATGAGGGCGATTCCGCTCCCGCCAAGTGCCCCCAGTGCGGCGTCGGCCCCGAGAAGTTCGTGGAGCAGAAGGGCGAGATGTCCTGGGCCGCTGAGCACATCGTAGGCGTGGCCCAGGGCGTTGATCCTCAGATCATCGAGGGCCTGCGCGCCAACTTCCAGGGCGAGTGCACCGAGGTCGGCATGTACCTGGCTATGGCCCGGGTCGCCCACCGCGAGGGCTATCCCGAGATCGGCCTGTACTGGGAGAAGGCCGCTTGGGAAGAGGCCGAGCACGCCGCCAAGTTCGCTGAGCTGCTGGGCGAGGTGCTGACCGACTCCACCAAGAAGAACCTGGAGATGCGCGTCGAGGCCGAGAACGGCGCTACCGCCGGCAAGGTCGCCCTGGCCAAGATGGCCAAGGAGCAGAACCTGGACGCCATCCATGACACCGTCCACGAGATGGCCCGCGACGAGGCCCGGCACGGCAAGGCGTTCAAGGGCCTGCTGGAGCGGTACTTCGGCTAA